TGCAGAAGATTTTATTTTCCCCAATTTCACTAGGAGGATTTCCCATGAAGCTTGCTCACTACGCCGCCGCTGGTGCTCTGTGCCTGACCCTGTCTACGTCTGCTTTTGCCGCCGATCAAGACGCCGACATGAAGAAACTGGCCCTGCAAAGTGGCTGCCTGACCTGTCACTCGATCGAATCCGGAAAGGCCGGCCCCAACGGGCAGCAGCCGATCGGTCCGGCATGGCAGGATGTGGCCGAGCAGTACGCCGGCAAGCCTGGCGCCCAGCAGTTCCTGACCCGTATCGTGCTGGAGGGCTCCAACCCCTATAGCAGTCACTGGAAGGGCAAGGTGAGCGGGCTTTCCATGCCGCCCAACGCCGTGGCCATTACCGAAGGCAATGCCCGTCTTCTGGTGAGCTGGATCCTGTCCCTCAAGAAGTAAGGGTGATGGCCGGCATTCGGCCCTGAAAAAAAGCGCCGCGATCGAGCGGCGCTTTTTTGTTGTCTGGAATCAGCGACGCCGCGAGTCGACCGGTGCTGCGTTCATGCGTCGGTAGAGCGTGTTTCGGCTGATGCCCAGCAGCCGCGCGGCGGCCGATACGTTGCCGCCGGTGCTTGCCAACGCATGGTCGATGGCACTGAGGGTCATGCTTTTCAAGTCGCTGCTTTGGGCCGACGCGGCGGGTGCCGCCGATATGGGCATCACGTCGTCGGTTTCGAGCAGTTCTTCCGGAAGGTGCATGAGGCAGATACGGGTCTCTTCGGGCTCGAGCAAGGCGACCGCGACCCGGATCGCATTGTTGAGTTGGCGCAGGTTGCCCGGCCACGGGTGGCGCAGAAAGAGGTCGCACACCTCTGGGGTCAGTGAAAGCTCGCGCTCGGGTGCCGACGTCTTCAGCATGGCATGTGCCAGATCGAGCACGTCACAGCGTTCGCGCAGGGGCGGCAGTGTCACCGTCAGGCCATTGATGCGGAAGTACAGGTCTTCCCGAAAACGGTGGTGCGCTACCGCATCCTGAAGGTGGTGATGGGTCGCGCAGATGAGGGAGAACTCGACCGGGATGGTCTGAACGCTGCCGAGGGGGACGACGACCCGCTCCTGAAGCACTCGGAGCAGCCGGACCTGAAGGCTCAGGGGCATGTCGCCGATCTCGTCCAGAAACAGCGTGCCGCCACAGGCCTGGACGATCTTCCCCATCGAGCCTTCCTTGCGGGCGCCGGTGAACGCACCGCCAAGATAGCCGAACAGTTCGGATTCGATCAGGTGCTCGGGAATCGCCGCGCAGTTCAGGGCAACAAAGGGCTTGTCGGCGCGAGTGCCGCTGCGATGGAACGCCTGCGCGAACATCTCCTTGCCGACACCGGACTCTCCCTGAATCAGCAGCGGAATCGGCTTGTCGAGAATGCAGTGCGCACGGTCGATGGCGCGTCGGACCCGGGGGTCGCCGCTGGCGAGGCGTCCGAGTGCGCAGTCGGGCGGGGTGGGCATCATGCGGGGTTGGCTCCGCGTGCTGGATGTGGCGCGCTCAGGGGGCCGGCGGGTTGGCTTCGACCCAGGCGAACTCGTCGTCGGTAAACAGGCGGGAACGGGTCAGAAAGCGCTTGCCTTCGGAACCCTCCAGCGAAAACATGCCGCCGCGGCCGTCGACCACGTCGATGATCAGTTGGGTGTGTTTCCAGTACTCGTACTGTGACTGGCTGATGTAGAAAGGCTGACCACCGATGCGACCCATGAACACGTCGCTGTCTCCGACCTTGAACTCGTCGCGCGGATAGCACATGGGCGAGCTGCCATCGCAGCAACCGCCGGATTGATGGAACATCAGCGGGCCATGCTTGTTCTCGAGAAAGGCGATCAGCTCGAGTGCCGCGGGTGTGGCCGTGACTCGATCTACCATTGGGGTGCCTCCGAAAAAAAGCGGGCGGACACAAGGTCCGCCCGGAAGGTGTCTCATCTTTCGATGAGGAGGGAGACCCTGCTCGGCTCCCGACGGGGCGCGGTTGGTTGTTGTGCTCTCGCGCCCCTGCCGGTTGTTTTAGAAGAAGCCGAGCTTGTTCGGGTTGTAGCTGACCAGGAGGTTCTTGGTCTGCTGATAGTGGTCGAGCATCATCTTGTGGGTTTCGCGACCGATACCGGACTGCTTGTAACCACCGAAGGCGGCGTGCGCCGGGTACAGGTGGTAGCAGTTGGTCCACACGCGACCGGCCTTGATCTCGCGACCCATGCGGAAGGCACGGGAACCGTCGCGGCTCCACACGCCGGCACCCAGACCGTAGAGGGTGTCGTTGGCGATCGACAGGGCTTCGGCTTCATCCTTGAAGGTGGTCACGGAAACGACCGGGCCGAAGATCTCTTCCTGGAAGATGCGCATCTTGTTGTGGCCCTTGAACACGGTCGGGGTCACGTAGAAGCCTTCGGCCAGATCACCGCCGAGGCTGCCGCGCTCGCCGCCGGTCAGGCACTGGGCGCCTTCCTGGCGACCGATGTCGATGTAGGACAGGATCTTCTCGACCTGTTCGGTGGAGGCCTGGGCGCCGATCATGGTCTCGGTGTCCAGCGGGTTGCCCTGCTTGATGGCCTTGACGCGGGCCAGGGCGCGGTCCATGAACTTGTCGTAGATGGATTCCTGGATCAGGGCGCGGGACGGGCAGGTGCAGACCTCACCCTGGTTCAGGGCGAACAGCACGAAGCCTTCGATGGCCTTGTCGAAGAAGGCGTCGTCCTGGGCGGCGACGTCTTCGAAGAAGACGTTCGGGGACTTGCCGCCCAGTTCCAGCGTCACCGGGATCAGGTTCTGGCTGGCGTACTGCATGATCAGGCGACCGGTGGTCGTCTCGCCGGTGAAGGCGATCTTGGCAATGCGCGGGCTGGAGGCCAGCGGCTTGCCGGCTTCGAGGCCGAAACCGTTGACGATGTTCAGCACGCCCGGGGGCAGGATGTCGGCGATCAGTTCCATCATGACCAGAATGCCGGTCGGGGTCTGCTCGGCGGGCTTCATGACCACGCAGTTACCCGCAGCCAGTGCCGGTGCCAGCTTCCAGGCAGCCATGAGGATCGGGAAGTTCCAGGGGATGATCTGACCGACCACGCCCAGCGGCTCATGGAAATGGTAAGCGACGGTGTTCTCGTCGATTTCACCGAGGGAGCCTTCCTGCGAGCGAACGCAAGCGGCGAAGTAACGGAAGTGATCGATGGCCAGCGGGATGTCGGCGGCCATGGTTTCACGGATCGGCTTGCCGTTGTCGACCGTCTCTGCATAGGCCAGCTTCTCGAGGTTGGCTTCCATGCGGTCGGCGATCTTGTTCAGCAGCGCGGCACGCTCGGCGACGGCGGTCTTGCCCCACTTTTCGCGCACGGCATGAGCGGCATCCAGTGCCAGGTTGATATCTTCTTCGGTGGAACGAGCAACTTGGCAGAACGGACGGCCGGTGATCGGGGTCACGTTGTCGAAGTATTGGCCGCGAACCGGGGCGACCCAGTTGCCGTTGATGAAGTTGTCGTATTTTTGTTTGAACTGTACGGGCGCGCCGTCTTGACCAGGGAATGCAAAGATCATGAGTGTCTCCAAAAAATGTTCATGCTGCAGACTGCATGCCTGCTCGCTCAGGTATCTCTGCAACAGCCGTGCCGGCTGCCTGGCATCAATAAAAATGCATAAAAAACAAGGCAGTGGGACGGCGGCTCGGTCAGGCCTGGCTTGTGGTGTTCAGGGATTGAACAGGTCGACGCTGAGCGAGTGTTCATTAATGGAGCAGTTGGAGCATGCGGGCTGTCAGATCTGATCCGATCGCGGCAAAACCGCTATTTCTGTAGGGATATAACGGCAGATCCCGTCAACTTTGGGGCCGATTGCTGGGTGCAAAAAAGACACCGCCCGCGCGAACATGAAGTCGGTGCGGGCGATTCGGGATCCGATGCCGGGATGGGGCGGGCGCTCAGGGCTCCGGCTGATGGGCGCCCGGCAGCATGCGCCTGAGTGTGCCGTCACCACGTACGCCGTGCCGGATGGCAGCGGCGACATGAATCACGATGACGGCGAGCAACGTCCACGCGAGTATTTCGTGCGTTTCGCTGAAGATCGCGTTGAGCGTCTCGTCCGGGTAACCGGGCTTGGGCAACGGGATGCCGAAGAACTTCAGTGGATACTTGGTGAAGCTGACGGACGTGAAACCCGCTGCAGGAACCAGGACAAGCAGCACATAGAGCAGCCTGTGGCCGGCTTTGGCCAGCTTTTCCTCGAGCGCCGACAGACCGGTGTGGAGGGGGGGCGGGTGTCCGGCGCGCCAGGCGATGCGCACCAGGATCAGCGCGATGGCGATCAGGCCGAACGACTTGTGAATGCCGAAGGCCCAGCCGCGCTCCGGCCCTTTAGGCAGATCGGCCATCCAGATCCCCCAGCCGATCAGGCCGAGGACGATGACGGCATGAATCCAGTGCAGGGCAATGGCGCCCGCGCCGTAGCGGTTCGCTGACTTCATCTGGTGCTCACTCCCGGAGGGTGTTTTTCGGAAGGTGGCGCGTGGGTGCCACGTTCCGGTCATGAAAATGGATCAGGCCGGTCACATCGGACCGGCCTGTGATACTGACGTACCGTCTCCCGTCAGGAGCCATGGCGCACCCCGATCGCGCGCTCGTCGCCATGATCGCTCCATGACCTTTGGCGGTTCGCCATCGGAGCGCGTCGTATCAAGCGCTGGGGCATTGGGCCTGTCTCCTGGTCGTCGGGACGGACTTCAGGGGACGCGGTGCGTGATGCCGTGCTGGGCGAAGATGCGATCCAGCGTCCCATCGTGATAGATATCTTCCAGCGCCTTGGACAGGGCTGCCTGGAGACTCGCGTTGTCTGCCTTGACCGCCATGCCGATCGGCCAGCCCTTGATGCGCAGTTCCGGCATCTGGACTTCGGAGATCTCGAACTTGCTCTGAGTGCCCAGGGCGCCTTCGAGTTCCGCGCGTGTCGCCATGACGGCAGCGATCTCACCCTTCTTGAGTGCCGCGACGGCTTCGGGGATGGTCATGAAGTGCGTCACGTTCTCGCGAAGACGGCCGTTGAGGACGGAGAGCAGGAAGTCGTCGGGCAGGCTGGCCACCTCGACGCCAATCTTCTCGTGGGTGAACACCTCGAGCGCGCGGGCGGCAGAACCTGCCACGGGCGGCACGCGCTGGGGATTGCGTGCGATGGCGATCGTCTCGAGATGATAGGGGCCGAAGATGTGAACCTGTTCGTTCTTCTTCTCGAGGTAGTGATCCACCGGCACGTGCAGCATCACGTCGGCCGGTTGGGTGCCGAGGTAGTGCCCTTTCCACACCATGTTGCGCAGATCGTCATTCATGTCCTCGTCGGCGTTGAATCCGACGATGTCGGCCTGCAGGCCCAGGCGTTTGGCTAGCTCGCGTCCGATGGCGACGTCCACCCCCTTCCCGTTGTCGGAATAGGGAGCAAAGTCGTTGTAGACGGCGATGCGCAGGCGGCCCGCCTCGTGCGTCTGGGGTGCGGTGGCGCCAACCGCCGAAGCGGTCGCGCCCAGCACCAGGCCCGCACACAGGGCGAGCGCGCGCATCATGGACTTAGTCCTCGACATGCACCGTCTCCAGCCAGGAGCGGATCGACCACATGGCTTCCTGCTGCAGGATGCCTTCGAACGGAGGCATGTAGACACGGCCGCCGCGCACGGAACCGTGACGGATACGGTTCAGGAAGATTTCATCGCCTTCGTCGCCCGGGGGCAGATAGCGCAGATCGGGGGCGATGCCGCCGGAAATGGCTTCGAGGCCATGGCAGCGGGCACAGTTCTGGTTGAAGGCGGAAGCGCCGATGCGGATGGCTTCCTTGTTGCCGCGATAGGGGTTGCTGGCCAGCCACTCATCACCGATCGGCTTGAGGGAGGATACGTCGACGGCCTGCGGGGTCACGTTGCCGTGCGCGGCGACTTGGGTGGCGCCAAGCGCCAGGGTAAAGACAGCTGCGCAGGCAGCGGCACGAGCGTACATCGCTTGTCGGAAGTTCAGGGTCACCTCGATTCTCCTCTTGTGTGAATCACGAATAATCTGTCGGGCTGTTCCGCCCGCGGCTGTACAACCGAGCAACAGCCGTGCCAGGGGCTGCCGTGGGTCGTCGAATGGTGTTAACGTCGAAGCGGGGCGGACAGTTGACCCACCATTCGTCTGCAAATTTGCAAAATCTGCCTTTTCGGCAGACTTTTTGATACAGTTGCCCGTAGAGCGTGTGCTCAACTTTGGAGCAGGTGTCCTGTTTCAAAGCAGCGGGAGCCATTCTAATACAGGAGGAAGCCGGCACGGGCTTGCCCGGCACGGTATCCCGGCGGAGGAGAAATGGAGCAGTCATCCGATTTGCGCCGTCTCGACCAGATCGAGCGAGCGCGTAGGTTGTTCTTCGAGCGCAATGACCGTCCCGATTCGCTGATCGGCCAGGATATCCTCAGATCCTGGGAGCGGTGCAGAAGCACCGGTCTGGACGAAAAGGTCGAAACGGGGATCGCGGAACCTGTCAGCGACGCCCGGCTGCGCGAACTGAGGGAGCGCAACCACCGGTTCCTGTCGCACGGGATGGGGATCGTCGAGTCGCTCTATCAGCAGGTCAAGGATTCCGGCAGTGTCGTCCTGCTCGCCGACGCGACGGGCATGTTGCTGCACCGTGTCGGCGACCCGGGGTTCCTGAATCGTGCTGATCGTGTGGCCCTGGCGCCGGGGGCTTCGTGGGAAGAGGCGCTGCGCGGGACCAACGCGGTCGGCACCGCGATCGTCGATCGTCGACCCACCGAGATCTTCGGTTGCGAGCATTTCATGCCCCAGCACGGCTTTCTCACTTGCAGTGCGACGCCGGTCTTCGATCCCCATGGCGCGCTCATGGGCGTGCTGGACATCTCCGGCGACTCCCGCCTGTACCAGAGTCACACGCTCGGGCTGGTGCGCATGGGCGCTCAGTTGCTTGAGCGCAATCTGTTCGATGCGGAGTTCGCGTCCGACGTCCTCGTGTCCCTGTATCTGAGCCCGGACCAGGTCGGCTGCGTGCAGGAGGCGGTACTGGCGGTCTCCGTCGACGGACAGGTCCTGGGCGCCAGTCAGGCCTGCCTGGATCTGCTCGGCGTGGCACGCAACAACCTGTCCAAGGCGGATTTCGGCATGCTGTTCCGAACCCCGCTGGGGCAATTGATCGACAGGGCAAACGGCAATCCGACGGCACTGATCGCGCTTGAAACACTTGGCGGCGCGCGCATGTACGCTCGGGTGCGAGGCAACATCTCCATGATTTCGAACGCTTCTCGACGCACAGTAACCTCCGTGCTGGAGGGGGAGTCGCAGGCAACACAACGGGCGCCTCAGCGCAACGTCGCGACGTCTGCGCCGGGCGCGCATGGCCCGCTGACGCTGGACGATCTGCGCACCGGCGACATGCGCATGAGTCTGGCGATCGATCGCGCCAGCCGGATTTCGGGCAAGGACATTCCGATCCTCATCCAGGGGGAGTCCGGTGCCGGCAAGGAGGTGTTCGCCAAGGCCTTCCACTTCAGCGGCCCGCGGGCGTCGGGGGAGTTTGTCGCGCTCAACTGTGCCGCCATCCCTGAGAACCTGATCGAGTCGGAGCTGTTCGGTTACGTCGGCGGTGCCTTTACCGGTGCGCGCAAGGAAGGGGCCATCGGCAAGATCCAGCAGGCGCATGGCGGCACGCTCTTCCTTGACGAGATCGGCGATATGCCGCTGCATCTGCAGGCCCGCCTGCTGCGGGTGTTGCAGGAGCGCAGCGTGATTCCGGTGGGCGGGACGAAGCCGATCTCGGTAGACATTTCGCTGGTGTGCGCGACTCACCGGACTCTGCGCTCGGAAATCGCGGCAGGCCGGTTCCGCGAGGATCTTTACTATCGCGTCAATGGGCTGACGGTCACGCTGCCGACCCTGCGCGAGCGTAGCGATCTGGAGTCGCTCATCGAGTCGCTGCTGCGCATCGAAGGGGAGGGGCGCTCTCTGCGCGTTGCCGAAGCGGCGATGTCTTGCTTCCGTGCCTACGACTGGCCGGGCAACATCCGCCAGTTGCACAACACCCTGCGACTGGCGGTGGCGCTGCTCGACGATGACGAAACCGTGATCGGCGTGGAGCATCTGCCCGAAGAGCTGTTCTCCTTCGACCGCTCGGAGTCGCAGGAAAGCTTCTCCAACACGGCCCGCGGGGCGCCGATGCCAGGCGTCGCGACCACGGGGATGGCCCGGCTCGCCGTGATTGAGCGCGATGCGATCGATCAGGCGCTGGCCGCCTCCAACGGCAATATTTCCCAGGCTGCACGGCGCCTGGGGATCAGCCGCAACACCCTGTATCGCAAGCTCGGCCGCCTCTGACGCTCCCGCGGCCCTTGTTCGCTGCCCGCCCGCTTACCAGCGCGCGGGCAGTTTGCGTTTGAGCAGGATGTACTGATGGTGAATCTCGATGTAGTCGCCAGCGACCAGCTCGCGCAGGATGCGGTTGACCATCTCGCGCGAGGCGCCGACCAGGTTGGCCAGATCCTGCTGGGTCATTCGGCGCCGGATGATGCGCAGCTCACCCTCGGGCTCGGCCATCGAGTCGAAGATCCGGGAAATGCGCCCGAAAACGTCGATGAGTGCCAGCGCGCGGACGTTGTCGGTCAGTTCGCGGATGCGGCCGACGAGATTGCGCAGGATGATCTGCAGGCAGGCCGGGTTGGTGGCGATGACGTCATTGAAATCGTTGCGCGAGATCTGCATCAGGGTGCTGCGCTCCAGCGTCATCACCGAGGCGGATCGAGGCGCATCGTCCACGAGGGCGAGCTCACCGAAGTAGTCATCCTCACCCAGCAGCGAAAGCGTGACTTCCTTGCCGTTCTCTTCGGTGACGAATACCTTCAAGGCGCCCGAATTGATGATGAACATGCCGTGTGCCTCGTCACCTTCGTTCACGATGACGGTGCCGGCCGGATAGGTGCGCTGTCGCGCCTGTTCGGCCAGGCGGAGCAGCTGCGCTTCGGGCAACCCTGAAAACAGTTCGATATTCTCAAGCGTCATGCTGTGCCTTGTATGATGTTGCGTTTTCTTGCCGGAGATTGAGTGCTTGAACCGTGTCTGGAAGCGAACCTTCCTGCTGCTCCTCGCCTCCGTGCTCATCGTCGGTGCGCTCTGGCTCTCTCCGCTCCAGGGCCTCGAGCGCAGCACCGGACTGAGCACGCTGTATGCCGTTCGTGGTATTCGCATGCCGCCGGAATCGGTCGTCATTGTAGCGCTGGATGCGGCATCCGCGCAGCAACTCGGGGTACCCCGGCGTCCTGATCTGTGGCCCCGGAGCTTTCATGCGACGCTCGTCGATGGCCTCGCACGCAGCGGCGCCGTTGCGGTGGGCTTCGATCTGCTGTTCGAACAACCGGGCGATCCGGCCGACGACGCGGCCTTTGCCGCAGCCCTCGAGCGTGCGGGCAACGTGGTGCTGGCCGAGCGCGTCGTCCGAAAGATCGTCCGTGCCGACGGCGGGCGCGTTCTCGGCGGCGTCGATCGGCTGATTCGACCCATGCCCCGGCTGGCCGAGGCGGCATGGGTGACCGCGCCCTTCGTGCTGCCCAAGACGCTGGACGGGGTGTTCGAATTCTGGACCTTCCCGACCGGGGCGGGCGGCAATCCGTCCATGCCCGTGCGGCTCTTCGAGCGCTGGTCGAACGCGTACGGACACTCGCCACGCTATCCCGCGGGTGCGGGTGACCGGTTGGTGCTCAATCTCTATGGCCCGTTCGGTACGCTGCCGATCATCAGCTATGCCGATGCGCTTGAGCGAATCCGGCACGGAGGGACGATTCCCGAGGCCAAGGGCAAGGTGGTGCTCGTCGGTCTCGCGGAATCGAACCAGTCTCTCCAGTTCGATGCCTACCACACCCCGTACAGCCGATCTGACGGCGTGGACATCAACGGCGTCGAACTGGCGGCCACGGCGGTGGCCAACATGATGGAGGGCAGCTCACTCAAGCCCTGGCACGGCCGGCAGGCAATGGCGCTGGTGCTCGGGTGGACGGCCATGCTGGCGCTGATGTGGGGACTCGCGCGCGCCGGCGTGGCGGCCGTTCTCACGGTCGTGGCGATGACGGGATTCGGTGTTGCCGCCGCGCACGCGTTTTCTTCATCGTTCGTCTGGATGCCGGTCGTGTTTCCGCTCTTTTTCTGCCCGCTGGTCGTCACCGCCCTGGGAATGGTATTCAAGTATCGGCGTGCCCGGGGGCGTCATCGGAGGTTGCAGCAGATGCTCGGAGCCGATCGTCGTCGCGGCGCCGTCGACCGTATTGCCGCCGCCTTCGAGACGCGCCCGCACGGTCGCGTGCTGCGCGCGGTCTGCCTGAGCAGCGATATCGCGGCCTATACCGCCATGGCCGAGGGCAAGACCCCGGCCGAAGCTCGCGACATGCTCAACGGCTATCTGGCGCACTTTCTACCGATCGTGGAATCGCACGGCGGTGACGTGACTGATCTGGTCGGCGATTCGGTCATGTGCCTGTGGGTGGTCGGCAAGGACGAAGCCGGTGCCTGTCGGCGGGCCGTGGCGGCAGCGGTGGCCCTCGATGAACGCATGAATGCGCGTGCGGCGGACGGCAC
The nucleotide sequence above comes from Nitrogeniibacter mangrovi. Encoded proteins:
- the adh gene encoding aldehyde dehydrogenase — protein: MIFAFPGQDGAPVQFKQKYDNFINGNWVAPVRGQYFDNVTPITGRPFCQVARSTEEDINLALDAAHAVREKWGKTAVAERAALLNKIADRMEANLEKLAYAETVDNGKPIRETMAADIPLAIDHFRYFAACVRSQEGSLGEIDENTVAYHFHEPLGVVGQIIPWNFPILMAAWKLAPALAAGNCVVMKPAEQTPTGILVMMELIADILPPGVLNIVNGFGLEAGKPLASSPRIAKIAFTGETTTGRLIMQYASQNLIPVTLELGGKSPNVFFEDVAAQDDAFFDKAIEGFVLFALNQGEVCTCPSRALIQESIYDKFMDRALARVKAIKQGNPLDTETMIGAQASTEQVEKILSYIDIGRQEGAQCLTGGERGSLGGDLAEGFYVTPTVFKGHNKMRIFQEEIFGPVVSVTTFKDEAEALSIANDTLYGLGAGVWSRDGSRAFRMGREIKAGRVWTNCYHLYPAHAAFGGYKQSGIGRETHKMMLDHYQQTKNLLVSYNPNKLGFF
- a CDS encoding sigma-54-dependent Fis family transcriptional regulator, producing the protein MMPTPPDCALGRLASGDPRVRRAIDRAHCILDKPIPLLIQGESGVGKEMFAQAFHRSGTRADKPFVALNCAAIPEHLIESELFGYLGGAFTGARKEGSMGKIVQACGGTLFLDEIGDMPLSLQVRLLRVLQERVVVPLGSVQTIPVEFSLICATHHHLQDAVAHHRFREDLYFRINGLTVTLPPLRERCDVLDLAHAMLKTSAPERELSLTPEVCDLFLRHPWPGNLRQLNNAIRVAVALLEPEETRICLMHLPEELLETDDVMPISAAPAASAQSSDLKSMTLSAIDHALASTGGNVSAAARLLGISRNTLYRRMNAAPVDSRRR
- a CDS encoding c-type cytochrome; translated protein: MKLAHYAAAGALCLTLSTSAFAADQDADMKKLALQSGCLTCHSIESGKAGPNGQQPIGPAWQDVAEQYAGKPGAQQFLTRIVLEGSNPYSSHWKGKVSGLSMPPNAVAITEGNARLLVSWILSLKK
- a CDS encoding Crp/Fnr family transcriptional regulator, with the translated sequence MTLENIELFSGLPEAQLLRLAEQARQRTYPAGTVIVNEGDEAHGMFIINSGALKVFVTEENGKEVTLSLLGEDDYFGELALVDDAPRSASVMTLERSTLMQISRNDFNDVIATNPACLQIILRNLVGRIRELTDNVRALALIDVFGRISRIFDSMAEPEGELRIIRRRMTQQDLANLVGASREMVNRILRELVAGDYIEIHHQYILLKRKLPARW
- a CDS encoding cytochrome b, which translates into the protein MKSANRYGAGAIALHWIHAVIVLGLIGWGIWMADLPKGPERGWAFGIHKSFGLIAIALILVRIAWRAGHPPPLHTGLSALEEKLAKAGHRLLYVLLVLVPAAGFTSVSFTKYPLKFFGIPLPKPGYPDETLNAIFSETHEILAWTLLAVIVIHVAAAIRHGVRGDGTLRRMLPGAHQPEP
- the pedF gene encoding cytochrome c-550 PedF; the protein is MYARAAACAAVFTLALGATQVAAHGNVTPQAVDVSSLKPIGDEWLASNPYRGNKEAIRIGASAFNQNCARCHGLEAISGGIAPDLRYLPPGDEGDEIFLNRIRHGSVRGGRVYMPPFEGILQQEAMWSIRSWLETVHVED
- a CDS encoding sigma-54-dependent Fis family transcriptional regulator translates to MEQSSDLRRLDQIERARRLFFERNDRPDSLIGQDILRSWERCRSTGLDEKVETGIAEPVSDARLRELRERNHRFLSHGMGIVESLYQQVKDSGSVVLLADATGMLLHRVGDPGFLNRADRVALAPGASWEEALRGTNAVGTAIVDRRPTEIFGCEHFMPQHGFLTCSATPVFDPHGALMGVLDISGDSRLYQSHTLGLVRMGAQLLERNLFDAEFASDVLVSLYLSPDQVGCVQEAVLAVSVDGQVLGASQACLDLLGVARNNLSKADFGMLFRTPLGQLIDRANGNPTALIALETLGGARMYARVRGNISMISNASRRTVTSVLEGESQATQRAPQRNVATSAPGAHGPLTLDDLRTGDMRMSLAIDRASRISGKDIPILIQGESGAGKEVFAKAFHFSGPRASGEFVALNCAAIPENLIESELFGYVGGAFTGARKEGAIGKIQQAHGGTLFLDEIGDMPLHLQARLLRVLQERSVIPVGGTKPISVDISLVCATHRTLRSEIAAGRFREDLYYRVNGLTVTLPTLRERSDLESLIESLLRIEGEGRSLRVAEAAMSCFRAYDWPGNIRQLHNTLRLAVALLDDDETVIGVEHLPEELFSFDRSESQESFSNTARGAPMPGVATTGMARLAVIERDAIDQALAASNGNISQAARRLGISRNTLYRKLGRL
- a CDS encoding substrate-binding periplasmic protein, whose translation is MSRTKSMMRALALCAGLVLGATASAVGATAPQTHEAGRLRIAVYNDFAPYSDNGKGVDVAIGRELAKRLGLQADIVGFNADEDMNDDLRNMVWKGHYLGTQPADVMLHVPVDHYLEKKNEQVHIFGPYHLETIAIARNPQRVPPVAGSAARALEVFTHEKIGVEVASLPDDFLLSVLNGRLRENVTHFMTIPEAVAALKKGEIAAVMATRAELEGALGTQSKFEISEVQMPELRIKGWPIGMAVKADNASLQAALSKALEDIYHDGTLDRIFAQHGITHRVP
- a CDS encoding DUF779 domain-containing protein, producing the protein MVDRVTATPAALELIAFLENKHGPLMFHQSGGCCDGSSPMCYPRDEFKVGDSDVFMGRIGGQPFYISQSQYEYWKHTQLIIDVVDGRGGMFSLEGSEGKRFLTRSRLFTDDEFAWVEANPPAP
- a CDS encoding CHASE2 domain-containing protein codes for the protein MNRVWKRTFLLLLASVLIVGALWLSPLQGLERSTGLSTLYAVRGIRMPPESVVIVALDAASAQQLGVPRRPDLWPRSFHATLVDGLARSGAVAVGFDLLFEQPGDPADDAAFAAALERAGNVVLAERVVRKIVRADGGRVLGGVDRLIRPMPRLAEAAWVTAPFVLPKTLDGVFEFWTFPTGAGGNPSMPVRLFERWSNAYGHSPRYPAGAGDRLVLNLYGPFGTLPIISYADALERIRHGGTIPEAKGKVVLVGLAESNQSLQFDAYHTPYSRSDGVDINGVELAATAVANMMEGSSLKPWHGRQAMALVLGWTAMLALMWGLARAGVAAVLTVVAMTGFGVAAAHAFSSSFVWMPVVFPLFFCPLVVTALGMVFKYRRARGRHRRLQQMLGADRRRGAVDRIAAAFETRPHGRVLRAVCLSSDIAAYTAMAEGKTPAEARDMLNGYLAHFLPIVESHGGDVTDLVGDSVMCLWVVGKDEAGACRRAVAAAVALDERMNARAADGTLPTRFGLHVGDVFFGELGVGDRMEIRPVGDVVNTASRIQSACKPLGLTVLASEAVTRHLEPSTLCLLGRFRFKGKQDLHILGTPFGVRSPAAANAAFTQALSCFSVGDIDAAARGFEAVLQRWPEHRPAHFYRKVCALPAMRDNGAVVFSRG